In the genome of Trypanosoma brucei gambiense DAL972 chromosome 11, complete sequence, the window GACAGAACTGCCACGTGCCACTCTATTCGGTAAACGGCAACAGGGAACGCGTCCCCACCTCCATGCTGGCAATTGCGTGGTGCTTGCACACacatgtgtgtatatatttgaaCAAGATAATAATCGGAGAACAAAGCCGGAATGTCAATTCCACAAGACCAACCGCTTATCGTTACTTATGGTTGCCAGCACCGACGTTTCCCCCCTCTGTGCCCATGCAACACTTTTCACATGCTCTTGGTGAGCAGCCTCCAACTCAGCATCCATCACACGGCGTTCGTCCAAGTCAACGATTAACAGAGACCCACGTGAAGTACCCACTGCACAGAACCTCCCGCTGGGGCTCAGGGCAATCCTAGCGAGATGTGTGGAGGTACTTATATCCCCGCGCTCCACGCGGAACAACGCTTCGTCCATCCGACGTGTGTCTCTCACAGAAATGGCGCCTTCTCGGCCAAGTGAGACACACAAGTTGTTTCTGACGACGCGCACGCACGTCGCTCCCCCAGGATGGACGTTTTTGATTTCATCAGGGTTCCCACTTCGTCCACGGGAGTCCCATACACAGATGCTGCCATTGTAGTGTGCTGAAAGCAGATGAGACTCGGCCACACACAAATCGTTGCAGCAGCTCGGATTCAGCAAAGTTTTCTGTATGGTGGCTGACTGCAAGTCCCACAATCTAATTGAACGATCAGAGCTGGCGGTGTAGGCGTTTCTCTGGTCTGCTGAAAGGTAAGCGGCTGTAACCTTCTCCCTGTGACCAGTTAGTTCCGCTTTCCTCTGAGTCTTTGTATCCCAAATACGGACTACGCCGTCTGTACAACCAACTATCAGGCGGTCCCCAACACTGTCAATGCACAAAGGCACACCATCACTTGGGTGACACTGCAACGCGGCACCGCTACCACTGTCCCAGTACCTAATCATTCGATCCGCACCACCAGTTACGATCCGCTCCCCGCCATTCGTTGCACACACTGCATGGATGAGCCGGTCACCGTGGGGATGTTCGGTCGTAAACATCACGCTGGAAGGCAATTTTGCAGCCTCCTGCACCGAAAATTCCTGGCGACATGTGTTGACGGGGTCCTTTTTGTGGGAAGAACGTGATACATCCACTTCCACCTCACCACGACCTACACCAGAGCTGCCAACACAGCCCTTCTTCCGCATCGTGTTTAATTCATCATCGTACCCAAGTATTTTTTCCTGCATGTGCGCCATGGTTTCCTTCGCCGTTATCAACTCACGTACGCAGCGGTCCCGCTCGGCCAGTGCGGCGTTGAGTTTTGGCCTGACGATTTTGTTCTCCTCTTCGAGAGCCTTGTAGTTATTCGCAAGTCTCAGAAGCACTTCCTCAAGTTCCGTCTCGCGgttcttcaacttcttcacctcctctttGAGATTCGCGTTTTCTTCCGTCAGCCGCTTCACCTCACACTCGTTTTTGTAATagtccttttcatttttcaaaCTCTCCTGCAGCTTCTCCTGCAGCTGGGCAACATTTGCTTCCAGCTGTTCTTCCCGGCCCGCGCGGCTAATAACCCCAGCAGAAGCAAGCTCGAGAGCCCGTACTTGCTTGACGagttctttgttcttttcgtcGAGCGCCGTATTGTCACTTCGCAGGGTTTGCAGCGACTGTTGGAGCTTTAGCAACCGATTTTGTGCGAGGCGATGTGAACTGAACACGTGCTCCACAGACTGAATCTCCGCAGCATTGCGGCTGGCAACCTGGCGATTAATAATGCCAATCCATGACATCACTAATCTGCCGCGGAAGTTACCCTTGAATTGTCTTCGTATCGTATATCTCCTGTTGAGGTTGCTACAGGCTGTCCTTGTCCGCTCGTTTTTAcggaggaagagaggaattCACCGCGACGCGGCAGACTGAAGGGATAAAAAgctggaaaaagaaaaaggcttTGAGGAGGAGATGAACGAATGGCATTCATccacaaaacaataaaaattcCCTCTCAAGCAATGGGCCGTGAATTCCCATAGCACATGTGTCCCTGAGTACTGCCGAAAGCGTAAGAGCTACAGAATAAGTAATGTACCCACCCCTAAACGAAATGCCAGAGACTGTTCCCAGTCGCGACACTATTTAGAACCCTCACTGGCGGTCATAATTCTCCCTTCCAAgtacgcacacacgcatacgAGAGTTCACTCGCCCCACCGCACCTGCATGGACCGATATATCACAAACACctgtatttaaaaaaaggggggagggggagaaaaagcaGTACACCCGTACCTTTTAGGAAGAATCAAACGACCAACTACTCTACCCTTCTTCAAATCACCCcccaaaacagcaacaacccAACGTAAACGATGTTAGAAGGTAGAACACATCCGGCACCGAATCATTGGTAGGCCGTTAAATGTGTCGATACACCGAACTTGTAGACCTGATTACGCAAGTATCCCATATCTTTAAGAAAGCCACAATACTTGTAAAACGGCCCCTGCCAATATGTGTAGTTGCCCAACATGTTGACGCGGCCGCAGAGAGGCAATAACATTCGTTGGGGGCCACATATTAAAATCTTGGGACGTACAGGCTCACCAGTTTCTCCGTTCGTGACAACTGGTGGTGGAAGTGTTTTTCTCACAATGGTTGGGTCAATGTGGCCAAGGAAAACGTTTTCCCCGAGATGTAATCCATCATCAGCTGCCGGCCGCCCTAACGACATCACATCGTACTTCACCGAAATCCTTCCCGGGTTGCGCTTGGCATACGCTTCAAATGTACTACGAAATGGGATGTCCTTTGCTGTGTGGTGGCAATACAGAAACTTAAGTTGCGTGTTATCTTGCTTATCCTTATCCATCACATTCATCAGCTGCAACGCAATGGAAGCTCCAGAAGTGGTGCAAATAAGCCCCAACTCTCCGTAGGTATTGTTTTGGTAGGGAAACTCCCGCATCCACCGACCAAGGTACACCTGTTCACCCCGCTGAAGTGAGCGCAGCCGGGCGGCCATACGCCCTGGATCGCGCTCCTTTACGGCAAATTCGATAATACCCCGCTGCTGGGGATGACTTGTTGGTGTGAACCAACGGGTGACAGGAGTCATGGACCGCACAGTGCCGGTAGTGACTTGAACAGAGCTAATTGGCTCGTAACCGCAGTAGTCGTAACTGTTGGGAAGGGcaaaacggaaaagaaacatgtcTGTCCCTTTGATTCGCTCTTTGTCAAGCAGAGTAACGGGTACGTGCGGAGCAAAACGCGATCGCTTTGCTAGTGGTCGGTCATTCTGCAGCcggacaaagaaaaacttgTACAACGAAAATGACACCCCAGTTGTGACACCGAAAAACGCAGCGACACGAGCGGCATAGCCCGTATTCACATCGTTGAATGCTTTGCGGATAGTTCCCGGTATGTCCTGGAGCGTGTAGGACCACCGCTGCGGTTGTTGGAGCTGCTGACGTTTCCGCCTGCGGGCTTCATGGTATTTGCTATCACTAAACGTAGAAAAGCCAGATGAGGAAGTACCGCCCCCGTTACCACTGCTGGGATCCATTTATTTTCCGGCAAAGAAAATATGGCCACCTTTCCGCCACAGTATTGCTTGCGTAGGTTAAGCACGGGTGTGGGAGGCAtgcaagaaaagaagatagATGGGGTGGATAAAACATTCGACAGATACGCTCGGGGATAAGTCAACATAACAACTTCGAGGGAaatccaacaacagcaacgctTTTTGGGCCACGGGCGAcaaaaccacaacaacacaccagTCAACAAAACTTTCCTCCCAGCACGCATTACCGCCATGGAAAAGACCACCATCCCTCCAAATGCATGATGAGAAGGTTATCCCCAGTTATATGCGTCCGTAGAGCCTACAACCCTGACCATTTCCAGCTTTTCTTTCCCGGAAGATATGAGCATACAGATGACAATGTGGAACATGGAAAGGGTCTCctcatcttttctttcctaccTCCTTAGCAGCATCGattcctttgttttattttattttattttcttcactgccaATACTATGAACGCACCCCATTTGAGCGAGTTCCGCTTCTACTAGTTCATCTTTTGGAGCATAAACACAACTGGAGAATGCACATGCAAGGGATTTACCCGTTTTCCAACCGTTAGACTGCTACGACAGCGCTCCGTCTACCCGAGGATGCTATTAAAGGACCTAAATGTGTTTGAGTTGTGACCCAACGCCCTCTTTCGTCCGCTAACTATATTTTTTTGATCGCTTTTTCTGCATTTCTACCAATACTACcaatatcatcatcactattaCTACTCACACTGAAGCGTGCGCGGAACCCGTTTCTGAAAGTTTCTGCATCAATTTTTTCGCCTCAGCTGA includes:
- a CDS encoding NADH-cytochrome b5 reductase-like protein,putative, translating into MDPSSGNGGGTSSSGFSTFSDSKYHEARRRKRQQLQQPQRWSYTLQDIPGTIRKAFNDVNTGYAARVAAFFGVTTGVSFSLYKFFFVRLQNDRPLAKRSRFAPHVPVTLLDKERIKGTDMFLFRFALPNSYDYCGYEPISSVQVTTGTVRSMTPVTRWFTPTSHPQQRGIIEFAVKERDPGRMAARLRSLQRGEQVYLGRWMREFPYQNNTYGELGLICTTSGASIALQLMNVMDKDKQDNTQLKFLYCHHTAKDIPFRSTFEAYAKRNPGRISVKYDVMSLGRPAADDGLHLGENVFLGHIDPTIVRKTLPPPVVTNGETGEPVRPKILICGPQRMLLPLCGRVNMLGNYTYWQGPFYKYCGFLKDMGYLRNQVYKFGVSTHLTAYQ